TTATATTAACAACCTTCTTTGCGTTCTTCTTATCTACTCGAATTACAGCACCGCTTCGTAAAATGCGTGAGGTTGCTTTTGAGGTGGCACGTGGGAAGTTTGATGCAAAGGCTCCTATGGTTTCTCAGGATGAAATTGGTGAGCTTGCAACGGCCTTAAATCAAATGGGGAAACAGTTGAAGTTTAATATGAATGCCTTGCAGCAAGAAAAAGAACAGTTAGCTAGTATTTTGAGTAGTATGGCAGATGGGGTTATTACGTTAAATCAAGAAGGGGAAGTCGTAGTTATTAATCCACCGGCCGAACATTTCTTACAAGTTTGGCAAGAAGAAAAAGAGATAGAGCTAAGTAAAAAACTACCTTCTGAACTTGTTGAACTATTCCATCTCGTTGTAGAAAGTGAGCAACAACAAGTTGTTGAAATTAATTTGCAAAAAGGTAACTACGTAGTTCTTATGACGCCGCTTTACAATCAAACGAAAATTCGTGGGGCTGTAGCAGTGTTGCGTGATATGACGGAAGAACGTCGCCTTGAGAAGATGCGTCAAGACTTTATCGCGAATGTATCACATGAACTTCGTACACCAATGGTCATGCTTCAAGGGTATAGTGAAGCGATTTTAGATGATATTGTGCAAACGAAAGAGGAAATTAATGAGTTTGTTCAAATCATTTATGATGAATCTGTTCGTTTAGGTAAGCTTGTAAATGAATTATTAGATTTAGCTCGTATGGAAAGTGGTCACGTAGAGTTACATATTGGTGAAGTAGATATTCATCCATTTGTCGAAAAAATTGGCCGTAAATTCCAAGGGATTGCAAAGGATAAAGAAGTTCAATTAACAGTTGATTTCCAAAGCCCAATTGAACAATATCCGTTTGATGCAGATCGTATGGAGCAGGTATTGACGAATTTAATTGATAATGCAATCCGTCATACAAATGCGGGTGGACATGTTACACTTGTAATTAATACGGAAAATAGTGGGCTTACTTTTGAAGTGCAGGATTCAGGTGCGGGTATTCCAGAAGAAGATATTCCATTCTTGTTCGATCGGTTCTATAAAGCTGACAAAGCGAGAACGCGTGGGAAAAAGGTTGGAACTGGACTCGGACTTGCGATTGCTAAAAATATTGTTCAAGGTCATGATGGAAAGATTTCTGTATCCAGTGTCGTTGGAGAAGGAACTACATTCTCTGTATATTTACCAAATCGTATAATTTAGATATATATGTTTTTTAAAAGTGATAATGAATAAAAGCTCTACTGTTTTTTTATTTTTTTGTAAGTTCAATTAAATAAAGAATGGTAGAGTTTTTTCTTTAATAATCAGTATGAAAAAGAGAGGTGTCATAATGAAATGAAACTTTATACAAAAACAGGAGATAAAGGGGAAACGAGTGTAATAGGTGGCCGAGTGGATAAAGATCATATACGTGTAGAAGCTTATGGCACAATTGATGAGGCGAATTCTCATATCGGATACGCGCTGTCAAAATTGCAAGAGGAATGTTTTCGTGACATTTATAACGAGCTTGAAAATATTCAACATGAACTATTTGATTGTGGAGGAGATTTAGCAATAGTAGAGAAGAAAATCCCCTATAAAGTAACGATAGAGATGGTGGAGTATTTAGAGAGAAGAATTGATTTGTATACAGAAGAAGCGCCGCCATTAGAACGTTTTATTTTACCAGGTGGTAGCGAGGGATCAGCTGCAATACACATTGCACGTACAGTTATA
This genomic interval from Bacillus cereus contains the following:
- a CDS encoding cob(I)yrinic acid a,c-diamide adenosyltransferase, producing MKLYTKTGDKGETSVIGGRVDKDHIRVEAYGTIDEANSHIGYALSKLQEECFRDIYNELENIQHELFDCGGDLAIVEKKIPYKVTIEMVEYLERRIDLYTEEAPPLERFILPGGSEGSAAIHIARTVIRRAERCIVSLQKEGETNEIVLKYVNRLSDYLFAVARVINARLQVKDVEYNRSALVFRNKEEKEVE
- the resE gene encoding sensor histidine kinase ResE, whose translation is MLWRSVVGKLWMTILLLVSFVLGFVAILLSQFFRTYYVDMSEARLQKVATSVSELIEEGADVKTIENIAYKFSDPLSRIIIVEDGKEISSSPKQEGLVTLTIDDLKEDKELAAVFKDKKEIKNNIRKASNSRKNKNTENDIMIVGKPVQSKNQSAVFVYESLQVPIQGMERTTDFIFLSAGIAIILTTFFAFFLSTRITAPLRKMREVAFEVARGKFDAKAPMVSQDEIGELATALNQMGKQLKFNMNALQQEKEQLASILSSMADGVITLNQEGEVVVINPPAEHFLQVWQEEKEIELSKKLPSELVELFHLVVESEQQQVVEINLQKGNYVVLMTPLYNQTKIRGAVAVLRDMTEERRLEKMRQDFIANVSHELRTPMVMLQGYSEAILDDIVQTKEEINEFVQIIYDESVRLGKLVNELLDLARMESGHVELHIGEVDIHPFVEKIGRKFQGIAKDKEVQLTVDFQSPIEQYPFDADRMEQVLTNLIDNAIRHTNAGGHVTLVINTENSGLTFEVQDSGAGIPEEDIPFLFDRFYKADKARTRGKKVGTGLGLAIAKNIVQGHDGKISVSSVVGEGTTFSVYLPNRII